The Pyrus communis chromosome 8, drPyrComm1.1, whole genome shotgun sequence region ACAAATTTAAGCGTAACAATAAATTATTAGACCGAGACACCACGTTGCAATAAACTTATTCATGTAGGTCATTCTCCAAGTTTTGGTTGTAGAAGTTATGCTCTCCTCTGACTTAAAGAAAAGTAATGATTCATGGCATCTTCATATCAATCTTACGGTCATGATGGGAAAGAAATGAACAAGGCAATCTGGTTTGATACTATTACTCTGACTAGGAACAATTGGTCCGAAGAAGCTCAATAAAATCGATAAGAAACATATAGCATGCAAAACAAAAACTATGCAaatattcaccaaaaaaaaaaaaaaaaactatgcaAATGGATTCCATCTTAAGTTCAACAAATGTTGCTATAACTGTTGTATCCATGTTCTATCGTGTCCTAGTTTTTAAACTTTACCGCATTGATGTACCGTATTGTATCACCATATCTGTATCTGTGCTTCATAGATTAGTTGAATTTCATGGTCAGACAAAGGTTGCTCATCAACaagaaataatgaaaaatataaagctGGGAATTCCATAAATATCTTCATAATCCATCGAAAGACCAACAAAGATGTTTCTCTAGTTTACAACATCGATGAGAGAATGATCAATCCAAACTCCATATATGGAACAATGATTGCATTTCACACCGAATTCAAATAGCTAGACAAGTCCCTGAACCCCTCTGGAACAATGTAAATTCCTCACCTAAATCATTATAAATAGCCATCTTATCCAAAACAATACCATTCTCGAACAAAAACCTTGCCACTTTCTTCTCATGCTGATATCCCTTGAATCCTCTTATGGTGATAGTCTTGAGGTGTGATGTCAAACAGGCAGGCACATACTCCGGTGTATGCCATCGAAGCTCTGAGGGTAGTTTACGTTTAAAATTTGAGCGTTGTCCAAACGAGTAGTGTTGAACATAGTCCCTGTCCTGAAAACATAAATGAAATGAGAATAGTAAAGAGCTGCGTGTTAGTGCGATACATGGGTGGAAGGAAAATCTTACTTCTTTGTGTTCTAAGACAAGATGTTCCAAATTAGGTGATTTATCGAGCAACTTCATGAGCAAATCCCAGTTATAGAAATCATATAGAACCAGCTTCAACTCGCTCAAATTATCAAAAGCCGGCAGACAATGATCCTGCATGGAAAATAAACTTCTGATAAAAACATAAACTGATGCATAATTAAGCACTTACTATTTCAAGAGAATGGCTAGGATAACCGGAAGGCGGCAAGCCAGGAATATGTCTTTTCCAAATATCATGGAAAGAGCTGTGCACGAAACTTTCCACATTTGTAATTCTATGAGGAAAAGCTGGAAACCTCAGGGTAAAAGTAACAAGTAAGATTGTTGAAGGGACTGAATGATAGACCTGCAGGGCTTATTTCCCCTTTACAAACAAAGAGAGCTATCTTTCCTTCCCCTTTTCGAACCACCCCTTTCTTCCTATACTCCTCTCTACCAAACAGTATTAAAAGTTGGGGCATACTCACCCGCAAAACACGAGCCGAAAGACATAGACATTTGACATTGGATATCCCTGCCAGGAGTGCAGTTGCATTTGTTACAAATTTTACATCTCGATGTACACAATAGCAACAGAGATCGACATTGGCTTTGACAAGGGACTTCGCATTCTCCAAACAATAATTGGCCAAAATATCCTCCTTAAcgtcaaagttttcaagcttcGGGGCATTAATAAAGACTTTCTCCCCACCTAAGTGAATCAATAAATGGTGGAATGTTATACTTAGCCTCTTTAGTTCAGAAGCAGAGATCTTGAAATTGCAATTTCGAACACCAAGCGTTATATCTATTATCAAATCTTCAAGTACCGGGCAACAGGATAAGAGATTTTCCACTGAGTCACAGTAGGGACCTTCAGCTGTGATATGGAGAAACTTGAGACTTGGGAAACACCCAGATGTGGGTGGATTGTAGGTAATAACATTTGACTTCACCTTTAAGACCACCAGTGTTTTGCACATGAAAACGCTTTTGGGTAACTCCAAAGTCTTGCCCGTATTAGATACACCAATATCAAGTTCAACGGCCTTACGCCTAATGGCAGTGCGAATCCAACCATCAATACGAGTGTAATCCCCAACACAGGAACAATGAAGACGAAATTTCTGAATGTCTACTGAGCCGGGAAAGTTAAGTATATGGTCAACAAAATTCATAAAACCAACAGAGTCAGACTTATCTTTGTTTTCGAAGTCTAGATTCGGAACGGAATCCCATATGTTCTTCCATCTTGTAGACAGAATGCTGCACCTCATCGCACATTTTGTTGGCAGGAAGGAAAGCAGATGGCAAAGAACTGGATCGGGCAACCCACTGATCCTATCTTTAACGCTTGGGTTACTCATTTGTATCCTGGTGTTTTTTCACAACAAAGAAAATGGTCAATTTAATAACTTTTCAGATaagctacttagtactacggtctaataatattcctctttacttgtaactAAGAGGTCTTAAATTCGAATCTCTCCAAAGGCgagtttgaaccatattattgctagcccattgtgagactaagctcaCCCCTTCCCCTttgtatagataatattgtttgttaaaaataaaaaataaaaaaaaaacttttgcagATATGGTGCTTAAGGAAGTTCACACTCCAGAATTTCAAAGAAAACATAAACAACTCGTTTTTGGGTTTTAGTTCGTTGGCAACTGAAGCAGAAGAGAATACATGATAATTCCTAAACTTTTATATATCTGAACGATATATTtgataaaaatgaaaacaaaacaaaaattaagaactATATAATTTACGCTCCGTCTAGCTATTCAGAAACTTAAACagtctatttattttcattattctCAGATAACTACATGGATGAAGCTACGTACATTAAGGGCTGTCCATACTGAActttggaaagaaagaaaaacctaCGTTGAGTATCTCACAATGCAGCTAAAACTACCCGACCCCTTGTACATGAGAGAACAATTACTCGCTGATTGTCAAAAATCGACTTCAGGATGAGATGGAGGATGACTAATAGTATCGATAATTAATGATTTTAACACTTGGAATCAAAGACTCGAACGGTGCTACTCAAATATTGTTATTTTGTATTTGCGTTACATGTTTATTAATGAttgtctttaatttttttactgttagtTTCTATCTATATGTGTTAACTAGGTACATTTTGAGCAATGCTCATTACGTCACCCCCCACCCCCATCTATTTATAACCGtaagattgaataaatcaagagTGAATTAATGGACATAAACAAGGAGGGAAGCACAGGAGAACAaataaagagtttgaaaatCATTTCCACCTTCCTCTTAACATGGTATCTTTCGAAAATTATTTCGTAAAGTAAATCCCGCCCAACAAACTTTGAGATCCCGACTATGTACTCGTGAAATGCCCCCTTTTAGAGAGgtaaggaaaataaattatacGGAAACAAGCAGAGCCAAGAACAAAAATATTGAATGGAACCTTATTGTAAGGGGAATATTTTTGCTTCCCACATTCAAGTAATGTTAACGCTCACAACCATATTTACCAACGTTAAAtgagttcaaattttgaaatctgTGTGGTGGATAgtcacaaatctcaaaatttaaccTTATTCACGATAGTTAATAGGGTGGTGCGCATTACCATCACTCCAGCGAGCAAAACTGCACCCTATTGTaagaactaaaagaaaaaaaaaacgattacAATTTCTAGTTAACCAAACAGATGATAGAGAATTTACAGGGTTACGAAAAGAAAGGTACCTGAAACGGTCCAAGATAGCTGCCCCAGTAAAACCCTAATGGCTGCGAACGGTAGACTGTGTTTGGTTGATGAGAATCGGCGAGAATATGAGAGCAACGTGAGTATATAAAATACACTAACACACTCTTTTACTAAACTCACCGTTTTGTTCCTTCCCTTCTATAATCTTCTAGCTAATTATAAAATACACCCTGAGGTTTGGGTCTCATTCAAAACATGACCCAACCTTTCAAACATTTTAACTTAATCAGATCAATTTTTCCCCCGCTCTGTCCTCAGTTAATGGAATGTACTAATAGTTTCAACTTTGAACTAGTGTGGTTTCAATTGTTAACAATTTtgtattgtcacatcccggcccgggcccgctccaccaccgtagcacgatattatccgctttgggccccgaccacgccctcatggttttgtttctggaaactcagacgagaacttcccgatgggtcacccatcctgggaatgctctcgcgcacttctcgcttaacttcggagttcctacggaactcgaagccagtgagctcccaaaaggcctcgtgctaggtagggatgagaatatacatataagaatcactcccctgggcgatgtgggatgtcacaagtaTGTTAGGTAGTAAACTGAATAAATTGAAAGGTTTTATCCCTTttacttatatatatttgttggtTTGGGTAACCTGACAGCGTGACTCACCCAAGGGGAGCCGAGGACGCAATACCTTGGGGTGGGAACCATGGGGTTAATTAATTGAAGGTAACATCCAATCGAAGGTATATAACATCAAGTTCATTAGCATTACGCGTAATGGCAGTGCGAATCCAACCATCAATACGAGTGTAATCCCTAACATAGGAACAATGAAGACAAATTTTCTGAATGCCTGTTGAGCCGGGAAAGTAAAGTACACGGCCAACAAAACTCATACAACCAACAGTGTCAACTTATCTTTGTTTTCGTAGATATGTTTTTCCATCTTGTAGACAGAATGCTGCACCTCATCGCGTATTTTGTTGGAAGgaaggaaagcatgtggcaaagAACTGGTCCGGTAATCCATTGATCCTGTCTTTAACTCTTGCTTTACTCATTTGCACCCTAATGCTTTtttcacaacaaaaagtatattCAATTCAATCACTTTTGTAAATTTGGTACTCAAAGACATTTACACTTCAAAATTTCAAGGAAAAAGTAAAGCATTTATGTGTTTTAGTTTGTTATCAACTGAAGGAGAGGAGAATAGTACATGATAATTTCTTGACTTTTGTATATctgaacattttgatgaagatgaaaacaaaactaataattaaaaaactacTATTATTCCGCTCTATTTTGCTACTCAGAAACTTAAACAATCTATTTATCTTCATTCTCCTTAGATATCTACTCCATGTAAACCCAGCGAGAGCCGAGAGCAAAAGAAGAGAACGATTTCAACTTCAGATTAAGATGGAGGACGGTTTTATAACAGTATAGATAATTAAGGGTTTCAACTCTTATAATGACTCGAAGGGAGCTACTTATTCAATACGGGTTTGTATTTGCATTGCATGTTTATTTATAATTGTCTTTTTATGTTTGGTTTCTATCTATGCGTATTAGATGCATTTTGAGCAGTAAGGCTCGTCGTGCCAGCCCGATTAGATGTATCCTTTTTTGTTATAAACGAAGTTCACTCATACGGTCGATAAGAAATGCTGTCCACACTCCCCCTTGCACTCCTCCTATTTATAGCTACATTTGTATAAGAATGTTAGATAAGTCTTTTTGCGTgggattccttttttttttttttttcagcaatTGTTTTGTTAGATTGATTAGATTGGCAATTGAAAGTTGTAAACTCATAAGAATGACGAATTCCAGAGATTATTTGGCATGGGCAACCGGACCTTCTGATCACCCGGCCAAAGAATCATCCAATGCGATGAGTGCCTTGGCTTCCTTAAACCTAAAAAGAAAAGTGATCCTCAATCTTTTTATTGCTAGGAAACAATAGGACTGGACCGTTCAAGCAGAATCATAGCTTTTTTGATATAGACAACAAAGCTTTTAGTGTGAAAATAAATTCATTTGATGCACCACTCCGTTTCCGCTTGCTTAAGAAATGATATTAAAAGAAACCATCATCCTGCTATCACCACCCTAGCCATAAAGGAAACGTATTCCCTTGATGTCCAACATGTCAACTTATTGCAACTCAAAATATCTTGATGTTCTTATGCAAAACGTATTCCCTTGATGTCCAACATGGCAAGGTTGATAAAATTTGACTCTGACAATCATTTTTAAGGTGTATGTGTTGTGACTTTTAAGCTATTGCTACGTGACTTTGTAATGTTGTACAACGTGTTAATGTAGTGTCATTTTTGTGACCGTGTAAAATATAATGCTTCAGACTTTGTCGTGTTTTACAACGTGTTAATGTCGTGTTATCTTTGTATCAGTGT contains the following coding sequences:
- the LOC137741569 gene encoding F-box protein At4g22280-like, whose product is MSNPSVKDRISGLPDPVLCHLLSFLPTKCAMRCSILSTRWKNIWDSVPNLDFENKDKSDSVGFMNFVDHILNFPGSVDIQKFRLHCSCVGDYTRIDGWIRTAIRRKAVELDIGVSNTGKTLELPKSVFMCKTLVVLKVKSNVITYNPPTSGCFPSLKFLHITAEGPYCDSVENLLSCCPVLEDLIIDITLGVRNCNFKISASELKRLSITFHHLLIHLGGEKVFINAPKLENFDVKEDILANYCLENAKSLVKANVDLCCYCVHRDVKFVTNATALLAGISNVKCLCLSARVLRDHCLPAFDNLSELKLVLYDFYNWDLLMKLLDKSPNLEHLVLEHKEDRDYVQHYSFGQRSNFKRKLPSELRWHTPEYVPACLTSHLKTITIRGFKGYQHEKKVARFLFENGIVLDKMAIYNDLGEEFTLFQRGSGTCLAI